One Streptomyces sp. R28 DNA window includes the following coding sequences:
- a CDS encoding PadR family transcriptional regulator has translation MLELAILGFLYDTPLHGYELRKRIAALTGHVKPVAESTLYPAIKRLEKAGLLARATEPGAVAAPRHVLTLTEAGRQELRHRLAEPGPRDISDENRWFTVLAFLRHLDDAAAQSAVLRRRLTFLEEPASFFYDGDRPLRAEELDDPFRRGILTIARATSRAELTWLRETIATLGG, from the coding sequence ATGCTGGAGCTCGCCATCCTCGGATTCCTCTACGACACCCCGCTCCACGGCTATGAGCTGCGCAAACGCATCGCAGCGCTGACGGGGCACGTGAAGCCGGTCGCCGAGAGCACGCTGTACCCCGCGATCAAGCGGCTGGAGAAGGCAGGCCTGCTGGCGCGCGCCACGGAACCGGGAGCCGTTGCCGCTCCACGTCACGTGCTGACGCTGACCGAAGCGGGCCGGCAGGAACTGCGCCACCGGCTCGCCGAGCCCGGCCCGCGCGACATCAGCGACGAGAACCGGTGGTTCACGGTGCTCGCTTTCCTCCGGCACCTGGACGACGCTGCAGCCCAGTCCGCCGTACTACGACGTCGGCTCACCTTCCTCGAAGAGCCGGCCAGCTTCTTCTACGACGGTGACCGGCCACTGCGCGCCGAGGAGCTGGACGATCCCTTCCGGCGCGGCATCCTGACCATCGCCCGGGCCACGTCCCGGGCCGAACTCACCTGGCTGCGCGAGACGATCGCCACACTCGGTGGCTGA
- a CDS encoding tannase/feruloyl esterase family alpha/beta hydrolase yields the protein MRPSQGLPFVAATLLTAALTWPTPATATAVDEHHCSREERLHVPGAAFQQSACLPDLTTTGLAGTPYTDMADQAGLTARGTRTPAGVPGIQIDGYFPDSSRFNATHGLRHDAQFVIRLPDRWNGGLVVTGAPGTRRQYATDTAISDQVLAMGYAYAATDKGNNGADFYRDGKRPGDAVAEWNARTTQITRAARKAVAQRYGHAPRRTYMTGLYNGGYLTRWQLENHPELYDGGVDWEGTLWTADGPNLLTSLPVAVARMLGSAQDEDLYTVGFARGSEFLWPYHERAYWGVTQKIYRAEFDPAYDPGCPGPSAGTTPEQILAPCASDASYDYASRPASVRRAVTRVALTGRIGRPLITLHGDLDALLPKATDSDVYARMVDASGRGPVHRYFTIAGGTHVDGLYDTHPDRLRPILPCYRSAFDALVSWVERGTPPPADRTVGRPASGDVLNSCALSTPVAPAAG from the coding sequence ATGCGCCCGTCCCAAGGTCTTCCGTTCGTCGCCGCCACGCTGCTGACCGCCGCCCTCACCTGGCCGACGCCCGCAACGGCCACGGCAGTTGACGAGCACCACTGCTCTCGTGAGGAGCGCCTGCACGTACCGGGCGCGGCCTTCCAGCAGAGCGCCTGCCTCCCGGATCTGACCACGACGGGACTCGCCGGCACGCCCTACACCGACATGGCCGACCAGGCCGGGCTGACGGCACGGGGCACCCGGACACCGGCCGGGGTTCCCGGGATCCAGATCGACGGCTACTTCCCGGACTCCTCTCGCTTCAACGCCACACACGGCCTGCGTCACGACGCACAGTTCGTGATCCGGCTGCCGGACCGCTGGAACGGCGGACTGGTCGTCACCGGAGCCCCCGGCACCCGCAGGCAGTACGCGACGGACACGGCGATCTCCGACCAGGTGCTCGCAATGGGTTACGCCTACGCGGCGACCGACAAGGGCAACAACGGCGCCGACTTCTACCGCGACGGCAAGCGGCCCGGTGACGCGGTCGCCGAGTGGAACGCACGGACCACCCAGATCACCCGGGCCGCCCGCAAGGCAGTGGCCCAGCGCTACGGGCACGCTCCTCGCCGTACGTACATGACCGGCCTCTACAATGGCGGGTATCTCACCCGCTGGCAGTTGGAGAACCATCCCGAGCTGTACGACGGCGGCGTGGACTGGGAGGGCACCCTGTGGACCGCGGACGGCCCCAACCTGCTCACCTCCTTGCCGGTGGCAGTGGCACGCATGCTCGGCTCCGCACAGGACGAGGACCTGTACACGGTCGGTTTCGCGCGCGGCTCCGAGTTTCTGTGGCCCTACCACGAGCGGGCCTACTGGGGAGTCACGCAGAAGATCTACCGCGCCGAGTTCGACCCGGCGTACGACCCCGGCTGTCCCGGCCCATCCGCCGGGACCACCCCGGAACAGATCCTGGCACCGTGCGCATCAGACGCCTCGTACGACTACGCGTCGCGTCCGGCCTCCGTCCGCCGCGCCGTCACCCGCGTGGCGCTGACGGGGCGCATCGGCAGACCGCTGATCACGCTGCACGGCGACCTGGACGCGCTGCTGCCGAAGGCCACCGACTCGGACGTGTACGCGCGCATGGTCGACGCGAGCGGGCGGGGGCCGGTGCACCGCTATTTCACGATCGCGGGCGGCACGCACGTCGACGGGCTGTACGACACCCATCCCGACCGGCTCCGGCCGATCCTGCCCTGCTACCGGTCGGCGTTCGACGCACTCGTGTCATGGGTGGAGCGTGGCACTCCACCGCCCGCGGACCGTACCGTCGGCAGGCCCGCGAGCGGCGATGTACTCAACTCCTGCGCGCTGTCCACCCCGGTTGCTCCGGCGGCCGGGTGA